GAGTTTCGAGTTGCGAGTTTCGAGTTTCAAGTTAAGACCAAACGCAAAATCAAAAGCGAACCGCAAAGGGCACGAAGGCTAGAAGCCATCTCATAAATGTCTCAGCAGGACCAGAACGCACGCGAGCTGAACCATGCCGAGGAAGTTGGCCGCGTGGTACTCCCAGCGGGTGACCACGCGGCGATAGTTATGCAACCAGGCGAACAAACGCTCGA
This sequence is a window from Terriglobales bacterium. Protein-coding genes within it:
- a CDS encoding IS5/IS1182 family transposase, translated to ERLFAWLHNYRRVVTRWEYHAANFLGMVQLACVLVLLRHL